The genomic window CCTCCGCATTCAGCAGTTCAGAAATCGTGCCGGACGAACAGTTAAACCGGTGCATACCGGCAACCTGCGCCAGCAGACCACCGATCACATCCGGGCAGAGTGCCGCAGACTGGTGCAGTATTCTTATCAGTCTGGCGTCGCGGGCAAGCAGGAACAGTGTCCATGACGGCAGCATTTCGCCGGGGCTGCACAGGCAGAGAAACCAGTTACTGTCCCCGTCCGGGGCGTAACGAAGCTGCACGGGAAACTGACCACCAAATTCTC from Enterobacter sp. R4-368 includes these protein-coding regions:
- the psiB gene encoding conjugation system SOS inhibitor PsiB produces the protein MKKYTLAALNGMFPADLESVRESGDEERRQLSDAVTGLVALPAGWRVNAEYRGEFGGQFPVQLRYAPDGDSNWFLCLCSPGEMLPSWTLFLLARDARLIRILHQSAALCPDVIGGLLAQVAGMHRFNCSSGTISELLNAEVVS